DNA sequence from the Bombus vancouverensis nearcticus chromosome 8, iyBomVanc1_principal, whole genome shotgun sequence genome:
CCAACGTCTTCAGACGGATACTGTAGAGGATATTAGAAAGTTACCTAAGATATCAAGTTTGTCTTCGATTGACGAGACCAGCGAGACTATGCAACCCACTGGTCAGTTGTCTAGAAGGCGGTCCTTTGCTTCTTCTATAGATATGGATGCATCTTCTCCACCCGAAGAAGCGGAGGATAAAAAGCCTTCTAGAATTGTTTTTACGGTTGGTCCACAGAGAGTCGAAGTCTCTCAATCTACAAATGAAGAAAACTATATTAATGATAATTTAAGCAATTGTAATTCGGTAATGGAGAAAGATGCCAGGGAGAGTAAGTGTCAGGATTTGCAGAAGCAAGATTTGCAAACTTCGGGATACGAAGAGACGAAAGAATCGTCTAGAGATCTAAAAGAGCACAAACAGGTGAATAATTGGATCTCAAAAAGTTTTATCGACGAGAGCAGTGATTCTGAGGAAGAAACTCACTTTGAATGCTTCGATAAAAAATTCTCACCTCTCTGTAACTATTCTTCgaatttattccaagaatcacTGCAAGTCTCTGAAATtatcaaagaagaaaataatgaaaGCAAACAGAACGATATTAACAACGATCGGAAAGAAGAACATTTGGTGCAAGTAGAAGTCGAGTTGAAGAACCAAATATTGAGTCAAGAAGACTCTGAATTATCAGTGAATTTTTCAGAAACGAGGCCCAACCGTAGGTTATCGTCGTCCTTGAATAAAGACGCTTCTCTATCTCATACATATGAAAACAGTAACAAGACTGAAAAGACTAACGGTAGCAGCGTTACAGAATCGTCCTCGTGTTTGCTAACACCAATAGTGACAATAACCCCAGCGCCAAGCAAGAACGACAACCTGCATCGTGTTTCGAGCGTGAGGAGCACCTCGAGTTACATACACTCTCTAAAGGACAGGATAAGCAATGGTTCTATATTTAGGCACAGAGAGGAGACGAGGGCGGCGCGAATAAGTGCTCTGGTGATCGTGATGGGTCTGATCTGCTGGTCGCCGTACGTGATATTACTGGTAATGAAGAATCTACCTCGATCCACTGACCAACATTTGCCCCATAAATACGACGTGTTGGCCTCCAGCCTCTTGATCTTGGCCGCGTATATCAGCCCACTGTTGTTCGGCTATAGATCAAAAAGAGTGAAACGCGAGTTAAGAAGGTTCTTCTGCTTCAGGAGAGAATTATCTTATAAGAACAATAGAAGCTTAATGGCTAAAAAGGTGTTGAGGAGGAGACACAGTAGTAATCTCAGTCATTTTGAGATGGATCATAAGTATAATATATTCAGTTGCATGTATGGGAAGAATCGATGGCCCAAGGAGAAGGTTCAATTTGTCCAAG
Encoded proteins:
- the LOC117159596 gene encoding uncharacterized protein LOC117159596; amino-acid sequence: MVGDSPDIVGEGSISDLGDLEGWWNNHAIVVWSFALFGCFLLNVILLLAFLVRPSLRTISNRFVMNLTVSNLLVCAIMNPLLIMDAVSTSSNSSILDSAPVLNICSMSEGAMAVVTTSSVFSVLLIAVDQYFAVMDPLRYRARVDKLKCGILILSTWMISIVFGFLAFFNSNPQSLWLFCISKEQNSVSFSTESTLTVLENKTNNNELNTSAIPETVETVSLSDDIDLIENTTVIFDTLIDDTITYGFIYAIVYTIFAYFIPFIAVCWIYVTIYVAAHRNSERARRSGSRPILSSASFSEEQNGPLRNQRLQTDTVEDIRKLPKISSLSSIDETSETMQPTGQLSRRRSFASSIDMDASSPPEEAEDKKPSRIVFTVGPQRVEVSQSTNEENYINDNLSNCNSVMEKDARESKCQDLQKQDLQTSGYEETKESSRDLKEHKQVNNWISKSFIDESSDSEEETHFECFDKKFSPLCNYSSNLFQESLQVSEIIKEENNESKQNDINNDRKEEHLVQVEVELKNQILSQEDSELSVNFSETRPNRRLSSSLNKDASLSHTYENSNKTEKTNGSSVTESSSCLLTPIVTITPAPSKNDNLHRVSSVRSTSSYIHSLKDRISNGSIFRHREETRAARISALVIVMGLICWSPYVILLVMKNLPRSTDQHLPHKYDVLASSLLILAAYISPLLFGYRSKRVKRELRRFFCFRRELSYKNNRSLMAKKVLRRRHSSNLSHFEMDHKYNIFSCMYGKNRWPKEKVQFVQVPDTALAVETCRSSFSSGASTQISSTSTEEC